AATCAGGCTATCGTTTGAAGAAGCAAGAATAGAGGATGTTCCTGGAACCTCTAATGGTGATGAGTAGCTAGCTGCTGGTAATGGTACAGTGCAAATAATCCCTGATGAAGTTGGTGAAGAGGTCAAGTCCACACCTCAGATACCGTTCAATGGACAGACATTTGGTACTAAAGTGGAAGCGAGGGAGTATTACAACGCATATGCTAAGAGAGTGGGTTTCTCCATCCGTACAGGCACCCCTCGTAGAGCTGCTGTGACAAGGGAAATGTCCAAAGTTCAGTTCGTTTGTAACAAAGAAGGTAGTGGGAGGAAAAGGAAAGATGAGAAACCAATCGAGGGTGCTGCTGATGGTACTGAGAATGGTGATTCTACTGAAGAAGATACATAAGAAGAGACAGACAAAGATGAGGAAGATgctgagaagaagaaaaaacttgacggaggaaagaaaaggaaaagggagAAGATGCAATACACAAATTGCAAAGCAAGAATAGTTGTGAAGCTAATAGGTTCAAGGTGGAGAGTGATTGACTTCATTCCAGatcacaaccatgaacttatttTGAAACCTTCACTGAAAAAGTTCCTGAGGTCTCACAAAGGGATCCCTACGAAGGAAAAAGACTTTGTTAGGTTGCTTCATGGGTGCAACTTAACCACAGGGCGCATAATGCAGCTTATGTCAGAGTTCTATGGCTCAGCACAACTTACCCCATATGAAGCTAAAGATGTGAGCAACTTCCGCTCCACTATCCGAAAAACAGAAAAGTTCAAGGACATGCAGCAAGCATTAGATCACTTTAGGGTGCTGAGAGAAGAAGATCCTGTTTTTTTCTACAAATTCAAGTTGGATGATGAACATAGATTTCAAAACTTGTTCTGGGCTGATAGTGCATCGAGGCATGCTTATATCGAGTCCTACCACGATTGTGTCTCGTTTGATGCAACCTACATGACGAATTTGTATGACATGCCATTTGCACCGTTTATTGGGATCAACAGATATGGTCAGACATTCTAGATGGGGTGTGCCTTCCTAAGGGATGAAAAGATACCTAACTACAAATGGTTGTTTGAGACGTTTCTAGAAGCCATGGAAGGCAAGGCACCGTTTAACATCATAACGGATCAGGATGCTGCTATGAGAAGTGCTATCACACTTTTATTCCCAAATGCAACACATCGGAATTGTCGCTGACACATTATGGATAAATTTTCAGGCACAATAGGACCATTTCTTGCTGGAAATCAAGAGCTAGAAGAAGAATTCACAGATTGTATTGACTACACAGTGACTCCGGAGGAGTTTGAGACAAAATGGTATGACATGACAAGTAAGCATGCCTACATGACAATGAGCATTTTAAGCATCTATATGACCTCAGGCAGTGTTTTGTCCCAGCATATTATATGCACTGCTTCTTCCCGTTCTTGCAATCAACTCAGAGCAGTGAGGGATTCAATGCACTTTTGAAGAAGTATGTGAACCCCAACATGTCTATCCTGCACTTTGTTGAGCAAAAAATTCAGGACAAATGCCTTGTTGCTCAAGATGGACAAGACTTTAGGACAGATGAAAAGGAACGGAGGAGATGGTCCAGGTATCTAATAGAGAAACACGCTGCTACTGTGTACACTAAGAATCTATTCTATAGATTCTCAAAGGAATTTGAAAAGACAGctgacactactagaaatatccacttctacgaCGAATAGCTTTTATCACTAAAGGAGCCAAATTTATCATAATTTTAGTTCTATGACGAATTTATGACGACAAACGGTTCGTCACAGAAGTCACGTCACATTTGAACTTTTATGGCGGTTTTCGCAAATCGTCATAGAAGTAACTTGATCTGTGACGAAAAACAAAACctcatagaactattttggcatgcgtggcagggggaTGCCACGCTGGTGGGTGCTTTCGATgaagatgctttccacgtgtacatgctatagccggttgcattggagatggttcgggtacgtgtcaccttcttattgcacaacgtggccacctctggttcttgcacgtttcaggttcttactggaccacgtgtCGGTTCATTGTTGTTCCATATGTCAGTTTTCTACTGGCACACGTGTCGTATTGCCAttggatcacgtgtcacttcttcattggaccatgtgtcatatTATTATTGGTCCACGTGTCCGTTTCTTATTTGACCACGCGCCACGATGTTGTCCGTCCACGTGTCATATTTTTATACGTCCACGTGGCTTGACGATTTTCTTCCACGTGTTggatttttaatagcccacgtTTCGTGCCCTGGCCaattcacgtgtcatgcactggttgATCCATGTgtcacatttttatttgatcacgtggcctgTCCTGGTTCTACCGCGTGCAGGACTAATTACATCAGAAAAGTAACTCGAGATCATCACTACTACATAGATTGACAACATAATTATTCAAGCTGGCAATCAAATATAATATTTCACACGTCAGCAGCAAGCCCCTGACAGAGTATCACCACAACAAACCATCACATGAGTCCACACAacagaccacaaatgttcaccgcatcaagccgcaggagttgaagactgagagttaattaccaggagagcttaagcgcatgacttgctcacagagcctattgtactcctcctgttgccgTTTCTTGAATTCCTCAAACTCCTTTTCAGACTCTtctgtcttcctcttcagttcatccacaaGTTCGACGAGGGCAGCGGTACTTTCCTGTTCACCAGCAAGCTGCCCCCGAAGTGTCATCTCCGTCGATGTCTCTGCTCTGGTGGAGCTTCTCAGGATACCAACATTCTTCAAAAAAGGGTTTTTCTTGCTTGCCTGGTAGGGGGGCATGCCCTAGGAGAAAcagaggaccttggaaacaacatcagcactagtcattggttgctacctatcagcaacaggttctgcttgcatagctTCCATGACTTCCTAcgaaattcaatcagtaaaacattaggttacagataatGGAAGCGGTCTTCAATTGAAAACCCAtgagattaattcataacaagtaatgcataggacttTCTCAGCCTACTACatatagagattacataagcacaatgcataggccTTTTGCAGCCCACTgccgatagagattacataagcacaatatacaagtaccatattgattggtgtaaAATTACAACTACAAAATTAAATAATGTTTCCACA
This sequence is a window from Miscanthus floridulus cultivar M001 chromosome 10, ASM1932011v1, whole genome shotgun sequence. Protein-coding genes within it:
- the LOC136489010 gene encoding protein FAR-RED IMPAIRED RESPONSE 1-like, which translates into the protein MQLMSEFYGSAQLTPYEAKDVSNFRSTIRKTEKFKDMQQALDHFRVLREEDPVFFYKFKLDDEHRFQNLFWADSASRHAYIESYHDCVSFDATYMTNLYDMPFAPFIGINRYGTIGPFLAGNQELEEEFTDCIDYTVTPEEFETKWQCFVPAYYMHCFFPFLQSTQSSEGFNALLKKYVNPNMSILHFVEQKIQDKCLVAQDGQDFRTDEKERRRWSRYLIEKHAATVYTKNLFYRFSKEFEKTADTTRNIHFYDE